Genomic segment of Ewingella sp. CoE-038-23:
GAATAGCTTCACTATTTAATTAGCAATGGATGAGATTGACTCTCATTTGGTGAAAAATTCTGCTAAATACTTATTGGCCGAAGTAATCGATTTTGACACGCTGATTTTCAACCAAATGGCCAACATCCGGCTTTCTTAACTGATTAAGCGCGCGTTTTTAGGCTATTTTAATTGAAAATCATAGAGTTGGGTCTTGTTGCGAATTACTTAATTAATAATTCTATTTTCGTATATTGTGAGGATATCTATTTTGTAGTTTTATATCATTCGATTTAAATAATGAATGATAGAAATTAATTCATTTTTAATATCACTTGAGTCTTCATAAGGTATTGGCATTTTTATAATCATTCCCCTTATAAAGACGCCTGTTTTATTGTCATTGTTCTGGTTAATAAGCAAAGCTTAAAAACAAGTAATTATTGATTTTTTATTTTAAAAGACTTCGGGGGAATTATGGCTGTTAATTTAATCGACGAGCAACAAGATACCACCAATGCCGCAGGAAGTTTGCGTAACGCAGACCTTAATTTACTCACCGTATTTGATGCTGTGATGCAGTTACAGAATATTACCCGCGCCTCTGAGTTGCTGGGGATGTCACAGCCTGCGGTAAGTAACGCGGTGTCGCGTTTAAAGATTATGTTCAATGACGATCTCTTTGTTCGGTACGGAAGAGGTATTCAGCCGACGACGCGAGCGAAACAACTTTTTGGCCCTATTCGCCAGGCATTGCAAATTGTCATGAATGAGCTGCCGGGCGCGGGTTTTGACGTCAGAACCAGTAACCGCCAATTTAACGTCGCGCTCTGTAGCCCTCTGGATATCAGACTTACCGCGAATATTCTCAACAATCTTGAGGATGTCACCTCCTCCTTGGGGATCAAATTCCAGACGATAGTCCCAGATAATATTGAGCATCAGCTGCGTTATCAAAATATCGAATTTGTTATTAGCTATCGCCGCTTTGAGGGCAGCGATTTTTGTAATCAGGAATTATTCACTGATGAGCTGGTTTTAGTTTGCGCGCAGAACCACCCGCGAATTAGCCCGCACATGCCTGACGAAAGATATCTCCGAGAACAACATGCGGTGGTTATGTTAGATCGCCACTCATTCTATTTACCTTATTATGACTCTTCTGAAATACAGTCTTTAATTGCGTTTCAGGGAACTGACCTTAATAGCGTGATGAATATTGTTGCCCGCACCCAAATGGTTGCCTTGGTACCAAGTTGGTTAGCTCATGCAAATGCGGGAATTTTAAATCTCAATATTATCCCTGTGCCATGGTTGAAAAATAAACTGCCTTGCTATTTGTCCTGGCACGAATCATCCAGTAAAGACAAAGGGAATATGTGGCTAAAAACTCTTCTAGAAGAGAGCGCCGCCCTATAGCCCCTAAGCCAGTGCGGGTTCAGGGAGGAAACCGACTCACCCTGTTTTATTTCAAAAAACGCGGGTTCCTCCCCCTTCAAAATAGATGCAATCACTGGTTTTGTTTCTCAACATAGTTTTTTACTCTGCATGGAAAGTGGCAGTTGCTGGCGACTTTTCCCCTGCGGAATTGGTAACATTTTCTTTCACCGCTTTTGGTCATTTCTCATTTCCCTGCCATTCTTGAATAATAATTTGTTTGTCTGCTGACCATCCCTCGGTAGACTGCGCGAATTGTTAATAACGGTAAGCAATTTTCATGCCACCACTGGTGGCCACTGCCGCTTACTGTCTCTTCATCTTTCAGGTTTGCGGGTTATGACGACAACTCTTACTGACTTCCATTTGGTTTCACGCTTTCAATACCAACTTTCATCGCAGCCTGACAACATTGCTTTTCGGGAATGGTCGCCGGAAAAAGAGCACTCCCTCACCTGGCGTGAAGCCGGTGAGAAGATAGACCGGCTTTCCGGCATCTTATTGCGTTTGGGCGTCGAGGTGCAGGAGAGGGTGGCGCTTTGCGGCAGTAACGCCATGGCGTGGACGCTGGCTGATTTGGCGCTGTTGCAAATTCGGGCTATCACCGTTCCTCTTTACGCTACCAACACCCCGGCGCAGTCGGCCTATGTGGTTAATGATGCCGGCATTCGCATTTTGTTTGTGCTCGAGCAAAGTCAGTTCGACGCCGCGCTGGCTTTACAGGCGCTTTGCCCGCAGCTGGAGCATATTCTGGTGCTGGATGAGTCAGTGAATCTGCGCGACGCGCCCATTGCTCGCCACGTTAGCTGGCTTGAAACGCCCGACCCGAGTTCGCGCGCAAGCCTTGAACAGCGCCTAGAGCAGCGCAGCCTTGAAGATCTATTTACCCTGATTTATACCTCGGGCACCACCGGCGAGCCAAAAGGGGTGATGCTCGACTACCTCAGCATCGCCACCCAGCTGCAACAGCATGACCACCGCCTCAGCCTTACTCGGGACGATATCTCGCTCTGTTTCCTGCCGCTGGCCCACGTTTTCGAACGCGCGTGGAGCTTCTTTGTGATGCACAGCGGCGCGCAGAATGTTTATCTGCGCCAGACGGATTTAGTCCGCGAGGCGCTGTCTGCTGTCAAACCTACCGTGATGTGCGCCGTTCCGCGCTTCTACGAAAAGGTTTTTAGCGCCATTAATCAGAGCGTGTCGCACTCCGGGCTGGTGAAGAAAAAGCTGTTTCACTGGGCGATGGCCCAAGGGCGAGAGAAGTTTTTGGCTGCCAGAAAGCACGAATCGCAGTCATGGTGGCAAAAAAGCCAGTTCGCGCTGGCGGACAAACTGGTGCTGAGCAAGCTACGCGGCCTGCTCGGCGGCAATGTGCGTTTCCTGCCCGCCGCCGGAGCAAGCTTAGATGACAATGTGATCCTGTTTTTCGAGTCCATTGGTCTGAAGATCAAATATGGCTACGGCCTGACCGAGACCTGCGCCACGGTCAGTTGCTGGGAGGAGAACGATTTCCAGTTTGGCTCAGTAGGCACGGCGCTGCCCAAGGTGGAAATTCGCATTGGCGAAGAGAATGAGATTCAGGTTCGCGGGCCGACTCTGCTGCGCGGCTACTTTAATAAGCCGGGAGAGACGGCGGCGAGCTTTACAGCCGACGGCTGGTTTAAAACCGGCGACGCGGGGAAAATGGATGAGCAGGGCAACCTGTTTGTTACAGAACGCCTAAAAGATCTGATGAAAACCTCGGGCGGCAAATACATTGCTCCACAGCGCATTGAGGGAACTTTGGTGCAGGACCGTTATATTGAGCAGGCGGCGGTGATTGCCGATGCCAAGCATTTTGTCTCGGCGCTGATTGTTCCCGACTTCAACGCGCTGAGTGAATATGCTCAGGCGCACCACATTGATTACTTCAACCGCGAAGGGCTGCTGAAAAATGAGCAGATCCTGTCGCTCTTCACTTATCGCGTTCGACAGATCCAGCACGAGTTGGCAAGTTATGAGCAGGTGAAGAAGTTTGCGCTGCTGACCACGCCCTTCACCATGGAGGCGGGTGAGCTGACCCCTACGCTGAAAATTCGCCGCAAGATTATCGCCGAGCGCTATAAAAAAGAGATTGATGCCTTCTATTGTGACTAGGGTCACACTTCTGGCCCGCGGCAGACTTTGCGGCGGGCCGTCTGTTTTTTGATTCTGTTCAAATCCGCCTTTTTTATGCCTATTCCCATCTAGTGGAACAAGAATGTTGTCATAATTTAATGCTGTAATTTATTCCCCCTTCCTGATATTCCTGAGTAGTAGTCTGCTTTGTGTAGTGTTTTGTCTCGCTCTAGATAAGGCCTGCAGCGCGACACAAAATAGTGGCCACGGCAGCGGTATTTTGCCGTTTGCTTGACCGAAATTCAGACGCTAAGGTATTGAGTTACATTTACGTCATAAGATAAGAACAGCAGGGCTAAGCCCTCTTACCCGGACGATGGAAATGAATTCCATTTTCCTTTGAGTTGTTTATTCACCGGGCAGCTCTCTTATAAAAAGACTCTTATTAAAATAAGTCATCCTATAGAAACAAAAAGCCTGGAGGCAAAACCATGGAGATGTTGTCAGGAGCCGAGATGGTCGTCCGATCGTTGATCGACCAGGGCGTTAAACACGTATTCGGTTATCCCGGCGGAGCGGTGTTGGATATCTATGATGCCCTGCACACGGTCGGCGGGATTGATCATGTGCTAGTTAGACACGAGCAGGGCGCTGTTCATATGGCTGACGGTTATGCACGCGCAACGGGCGACGTTGGCGTGGTGCTAGTGACCTCCGGCCCGGGCGCGACCAATGCCATTACCGGCATTGCGACGGCCTATATGGATTCCATTCCGCTGGTGGTGTTATCAGGCCAGGTTCACAGTTCGCTGATTGGCTATGACGCTTTTCAGGAATGCGACATGGTGGGGATCTCCCGCCCGATAGTGAAACATAGCTTCCTGGTGAAGCACGCGGAAGATATTCCGACGGTATTGAAGAAGGCGTTTTACCTCGCTTCTACTGGCCGTCCCGGTCCGGTTGTGGTTGATTTACCTAAAGATGTGGTCAATCCGCAGGTAAAACTGCCCTATTCCTACCCTGAGCAAATCACCATGCGCTCCTATAACCCGACGGTGCAAGGCCACCGTGGGCAGATTAAACGCGCGCTGCAAACCCTGTTGGCGGCGAAGAAGCCGGTGCTGTATGTCGGTGGCGGTGCGATTAACTCTGCATGTAGCGCCGAGCTGTTACAGCTGGCCGAAAAGCTTAATCTGCCGGTGACCAGCTCGCTGATGGGCCTTGGCGCTTTCCCAGGCACTCACCGTCAAAGCGTGGGTATGCTGGGGATGCACGGCACCTACGAAGCCAATATGACTATGCACAATGCCGACCTTATCTTCGGCGTGGGCGTGCGTTTTGATGACCGCACCACCAACAATCTGGCCAAGTACTGCCCGAACGCCACCATCATGCATATCGATATCGACCCGACCTCTATCTCGAAGACGGTGAGCGCGGATATCCCTATCGTGGGTGATGCCAAGCAGACGTTGGAGCAGATGCTGGAATTGCTGGCGCAAAGCGATGAGAAACAAGAGTACGACGCGCTGCGCGACTGGTGGCAGAGCATCGAGCAGTGGCGCGCGAAAGATTGCCTCGGCTACGATAAAAACAGCGGCACGATTAAGCCTCAGGCGGTTATCGAAACTCTGCATCGTTTGACCAAGGGCGATGCCTACGTGACGTCAGACGTCGGCCAGCATCAGATGTTTGCCGCGCTCTATTATCAGTTTGATAAGCCGCGCCGCTGGATTAACTCCGGTGGTCTGGGGACCATGGGCTTCGGCCTGCCTGCGGCCTTGGGCGTGAAGCTCGGCCTGCCGGAAGAAACCGTTATCTGTGTGACCGGCGACGGCAGTATCCAAATGAACATTCAGGAGCTGTCTACCGCGCTGCAATACGACCTGCCAGTGATTGTGGTTAACCTGAACAACGGTTATCTCGGCATGGTTAAACAGTGGCAAGACATGATCTACTCCGGCCGCCATTCGCAGTCGTACATGCAGTCTCTGCCTGACTTCGTCAAACTCGCAGAGGCCTATGGCCACGTGGGTATTGCGATTCGCTCCGCCGATGAGCTGGAGAGCAAATTGCAGCAGGCATTGGATCAGAAAAACCGTCTGGTATTCGTGGATATCAGCGTGGATGAAACAGAACACGTTTACCCGATGCACATCCGTGGCGGTGCGATGGACGAAATGTGGTTAAGCAAAACGGAGAGGACCTAATCATGCGCCGGATTTTATCAGTATTGCTCGAAAACGAATCAGGCGCTTTGTCACGCGTCGTCGGCCTGTTCTCCCAACGCGGCTACAACATTGAAAGTCTGACCGTAGCGCCGACCGACGATCCAACGCTGTCGCGCATGACCATCCAAACCGTGGGCGACGCCAAGGTGCTGGAGCAGATTGAAAAGCAGCTGCATAAGCTGGTGGACGTTCTGCGCGTCAACGAGCTGGTGCAGGGCGCGCACGTTGAGCGCGAAATCATGCTGGTTAAGCTGCAAGCCTCGGGCTACGGGCGTGAAGAGGTGAAACGTTCCACTGAGATTTTCCGTGGTCAGATTGTTGACGTCACGGCGACCCTCTATACCGTGCAATTGGCCGGAACCAGCGACAAGCTAGACGCCTTCCTGGCAACGGTGCGTGAAGTGGCGGAAATCGTTGAAGTCGCGCGTTCTGGCGTGGTTGGCGTCTCTCGCGGTGACAAAGTCATGCGTTAATCCTTGATATCATGGGGGCTGTTCTGGCCCGATGAATCATGTGCTGCTCAGAAGCTCAACTCCGGTTGGGCTTTTATTTTGTCTTTCGTCTCACGGCGAAGGTCCTGCCTTCTGTAATCCTTCAGGTGAAGCGATTCGGTAAAACACCTTGCTCAACAGGGTCTTCTGCGGTTAGATAAAGACAAGTTTATTTAATCATTTCGTCATTCACGTCGCTTTTCGCACGGCGGCTGAATTGCCAACGGACAGCAGTCATTGCCTCGCCAGTCGTTAAAATCGGCCATTTCAAGGCGTGCTGCACTTCACTTAATGAGTTATGTAAGGGGTTTTCTCGGTGAAACTGGATGAAATCGCGCGGTTAGCGGGCGTTTCGCGTACCACTGCCAGTTATGTTATTAACGGCAAAGCGAAACAGTATCGTGTCAGCGATAAGACAGTTGAAAAAGTCATGGCTGTCGTGAAGGAACATAACTACCACCCTAACGCCGTCGCCGCCGGGCTACGCGCGGGCCGAACCCGTTCCATTGGTTTGGTGATCCCCGATCTGGAAAATACCAGCTACACCAAAATTGCTAACTACCTCGAGCGTCAGGCGCGCCAGCGTGGCTATCAGTTGCTGATCGCCTGTTCCGAAGACCAGCCAGACAACGAAATGCGCTGCGTGGAGCATCTGTTGCAGCGTCAGGTCGATGCCATCATTATTTCCACCTCCTTGCCGCCGGAGCACCCGTTCTATCAGCGCTGGGCCAATGATGACTTCCCCATTATTGCCCTCGACCGCGCCCTCGACCCTGAACATTTCATCAGCGTGGTGGGGGCCGATCAGGAAGACGCCTTTACGCTGGCGCAGGAGCTTCGCGCGTTTCCGGCTGAATCGGTTCTCTATCTCGGCGCGCTGCCAGAGCTTTCCGTCAGCTTCCTGCGCGAGCAAGGTTTCCGTCAGGCCTGGGCCGATGATGCTCGTGAGCCGCAGTACCTCTATGCCAATGCTTATGACCGTGAATCAGCAGCGCTGGCGTTTGCCGAGTGGCTGAAAACCCATCCTATGCCGCAGGCGCTGTTCACCACCTCGTTCCAGCTGTTGCAGGGCGTAATGGATGTCACCCTGAAGCGGGAAGGGCGTTTGCCGATGGATTTAGCCATCGCCACCTTTGGTGATAATGAGCTGCTCGACTTCTTAGATTGCCCGGTACTGGCCGTGGCGCAGCGCCACCGCGACGTGGCCGAGCGTGTACTAGAGCTGGTGCTGGCCTGTCTCGATGAGCCAAAAAAACCGAAAGCCGGTTTGACTCGAATTCGCCGCAACCTGTTCCGCCGTGGGCGTTTGAGCAGAAAATAATCTTCAACGCGGGTTTGGATTCGCTAAACCCGCGACTTACTTATCTTTGTCATTCTCCTCGCAAAAATATGCCGCAAAACTAGCCCATAACGTTTAAATGGGTATTTTGGGACATTTCCTACGCATTGAATTATTAGGAAATGTTTTGCTGCCTTTTCTGGCTGATATAAACCGCTAAATCAATTTTTAAATACGTTAATACTGGCGCTAAAAGTGCTGTAGAATTCCCGCCTCAATTTTTATCGGCCGATTTTCTGTTTAATTTGTAAAGGCCCTAAAAAGGGACAAAAGCTTGCAGCATGCGGGCTGGCAACAAGAGTAATCGTGTTTTAGCAGTAATCATCTTAAAACGAATCAAGATTCTGTTTTTGATGATGGAGAGGTTAAGAACTGAGAGATCGTTAGCAGAAGAATATAAATAGTTAAATAATGTTCAATTTGATTTTTTTTTAATCATAATTATTTTCACTACGAAATTTCCTCAACTAATCATGACGTTATTTTCTATTCCGCTACTAAAAATCCTTACTCCCTTGCGATAAGGCTCCTCGACGCCCGCGAAATAATGCCAAACCGCCTCTGCTCTGGCTTGACAAGGTTTTAATACCATCCGTAAACTCTTTTATGTGGGAATTTGTGGAGGAAAGTGGTGAAAAGGGTCATAGAGGGGTAGATCGGTCATGTTTCGTGGCGCGACGATGGTTAACCTCGACAGCAAAGGGCGACTTGCCGTACCCACCCGATATCGGGATTTGCTGAGCGAAGAATCGCAAGGTCAAATGGTTTGCACCATAGACCTCCATCACCCATGCCTCCTCCTTTACACCCTGCCCGAATGGGAAGTTATCGAACAAAAATTGTCCCGTCTGTCGAGTATGAACCCCGTTGAGCGCCGTATTCAGCGCCTGCTGTTGGGCCATGCAAGTGAATGTCAGATGGATAACGCTGGGCGACTGTTGATTGCAACTACATTGCGCCAACACGCCGGGCTTGCCAAAGAAGTGATGCTGGTTGGGCAGTTCAACAAGTTTGAACTGTGGGATGAACAGACCTGGTATCAACAAGTTAAGGAAGACATTGACGCTGAACAGTCGTCTCAGGAACCACTTTCTGACCGATTACAGGACTTGTCACTATAAGCATGGTTGAAAATTTTAAGCACACATCCGTTTTGCTGGATGAGGCCGTAAACGGCCTGAACATTCGTGAAAACGGAATTTACATTGATGGAACTTTTGGCCGTGGTGGCCATTCGCGTCTGATTCTGTCCCAACTTGGGCCGGACGGGCGCCTGCTCGCTATCGATAGAGACCCTCAGGCGATTAAAGCCGCCGAATCCATTCAAGACCCGCGTTTCTCAATTATTCATGGCCCGTTTTCCGACTTAGCGACTTACGTCAAAGACCTTGGTCTTGAAGGCAAGATCGACGGCGTGCTGTTGGATTTAGGCGTTTCCTCTCCGCAGTTGGACGACGCCGAGCGCGGTTTTTCCTTCATGCGTGACGGGCCGCTGGACATGCGTATGGACCCAACGCGTGGCTATTCCGCCGCAGAATGGCTGATGAAGGCCGAAGAAGAAGACATTACCTGGGTGCTGAAAACCTTTGGTGAAGAGCGTTTTGCTAAGCGTATTGCCCGTGCCATCGTTGAGCGCAACCGCGAGCAGCCGATGACGCGCACCAAAGAGCTGGCGGATTTGATCGCTAACGCTTCGCCATTCCGCGAGAAGCACAAGCATCCGGCAACCCGTAGCTTCCAGGCAATCCGTATTTACATCAACAGTGAGTTGGAAGAGATCGAACGCGCACTCGACGGCGCGCTGGAGATCCTGGCAACCGACGGTCGTTTATCGGTGATCAGTTTCCACTCGCTAGAAGATCGCATCGTCAAACGCTTTATTCGCCAGCACAGCCGTGGTGCGCAGGTTCCAGCGGGCATCCCGATGACCGAAGCGCAAATCTCCGAGCTGGGCGGCCGTTCGTTGAAGTCCATCGGCAAGATGATGCCATCGGACGCTGAAGTGTCAGAAAACCCACGTGCCCGTAGCTCCGTGCTGCGTTTTGCCGCGAGAACGGCCTCGTGATTGGTAATGAGCGTCATGGTCTGGTTGGCGTTATTGCGGGTGACATTCTACGCAATGGCAAGCTTCCGCTGCTTTTGCTCATTGCCGTGTTGGTCAGCGCCATATTTGTGGTCACTACCTCTCACAAAACGCGCTTATTGACGGCACAGAGAGAGCAGCTGGTGTTGGAACGAGATGCGCTGGACATTGAGTGGCGCAACCTGATTTTGGAAGAAAATGCCCTCGGCGATCATAGCCGGGTGGAACGCATCGCAACGGAGAAATTGCAGATGCAGCACGTTGATCCATCACAAGAAAACATTGTGGTTCAACCTTAAAACGCTTATGGAGAAGACTCGTAAAAGATGAAAGCAGCGCGCAAAACGAAGTTAAAACGTCCTGAAGATCAAGCCAGCTTTATCAGCTGGCGTTTTGCGTTGCTGTGCGGATGTATTCTTCTGGCCTTAGTGGGCCTGATGCTGCGAGTGGCTTTCTTGCAGGTCATCAGCCCCGACAAGCTGGTTAAAGAGGGCGATCTGCGCTCTTTACGCGTGCAAACCATCGAAACTTCCCGTGGCATGATCACCGACCGCGCCGGACGCCCTCTGGCGGTCAGCGTGCCGGTCAATGCTATCTGGGCCGATCCTAAAGAGATTAACGATCACGGCGGGATCACCGTCGATACGCGCTGGAAAGCGCTGGCCGACGCCCTGAATATCCCCCTCGATCAACTCTCTACCCGAATCAACGCCAACCCTAAAGGCCGCTTTGTCTATCTGGCGCGCCAGGTGAATCCCTCGATTGGCGAGTATATCCACAAGTTAAAACTGCCCGGCATCTCGCTGCGTCAGGAATCCCGCCGCTACTATCCGGCAGGGCAGGTGACGGCTCACGTGATTGGCGTGACCAATATCGACAGCCAAGGTATTGAAGGCGTTGAGAAGAGCTTCGACCGCTGGTTAACCGGCAAGCCGGGCGAACGGACTATCCGTAAAGACCGTTTTGGCCGCGTGATTGAAGATATTTCATCCGTTGACAGTCAGGCGGCGCACAACCTCGCACTGAGCATCGACGAACGATTGCAGGCGCTGGTTTATCGCGAATTGACTAACGCCGTGGCCTTCAACAAGGCGGAGTCAGGCACCGCCGTGCTGGTGGATGTGCAGACCGGCGAAGTGCTGGCGATGGCTAACAGCCCGTCTTACAACCCGAATAATCTGCCGGATACGCCAAAAGAAGCCATGCGTAACCGTGCGATCACGGACATCTTCGAGCCGGGTTCTACCGTCAAACCTATGGTGGTGATGACCGCGCTCAAAAACGGTGTGGTGAAAGAGAACAGCGTTCTTAACACCCTGCCGTACTACGTTAATGGTCACGAAATCAAAGACGTGGCCCGATACCCGGAGCTTTCAGTGACGGGTGTCTTGCAGAAGTCGAGTAACGTCGGTGTATCAAAAATGGCGTTAGCGATGCCGTCCGCAGAGCTGGTAGATACTTACTCGCGATTCGGATTGGGAAAACCGACCAATTTGGGGCTGGTTGGAGAAAGCAGTGGCTTATACCCTAAAAAACAACGGTGGTCTGACATAGAGAGGGCCACCTTCTCTTTCGGCTACGGGCTAATGGTGACTCCACTTCAATTAGCGCGTGTCTATGCAACGATTGGCAGCCTGGGCGTTTATCGCCCTTTGTCGATCACTAAGGTTGATCCTCCTGTATCGGGTGAACGCGTTTTCCCTGAACCTCTGGTGCGTAAAGTGGTTCACATGATGGAAAGCGTTGCACTGCCGGGCGGTGGTGGCGTTAAAGCTGCTATCAAGGGCTACCGTATCGCGATTAAAACCGGTACGGCGAAGAAGGTTGGCCCGGACGGTAAATACGTTAACCGCTATATCGCTTACACCGCCGGCGTTGCGCCAGCGAGTAATCCGCGTTTTGCATTGGTCGTGGTTATTAACGACCCGCAGGGCGGTAAATACTATGGCGGTGCGATTTCAGCACCGGTCTTTGGGGCGATTATGGGTGGCGTATTACGCACCATGAACATTGAGCCTGACGCGCTAACCGTCAGCGAAAATGACGACATAGTTAACAATCAAAAAGAGGCTTCAGGTGGCAGATCGTAATTTGCGCGACCTACTAGCGCCCTGGGTGAGTGATGCCCCAGACGTAGCGCTGAAAGAACTGGTTTTAGACAGCCGCGTGGCGGCTGCCGGAGACTTGTTCGTCGCGATTTCAGGCCATAGCAACGACGGGCGTCGTTTTATCCCACAGGCAATCGCGCAAGGCGTGGCTGCCGTGGTGGCCGAAGCTAAAGGTGAACAGGAGCATGGCGCGGTATCCCAGATGCATGGCGTACCGGTTATCTATCTGAATGACCTGAATTTATTGCTGTCCGAGATGGCCGGGCGTTTCTACGCCGAGCCGGGCAAATCCCTGCGATTAGTCGGCGTGACCGGCACCAACGGTAAAACCACCACCACCCAGTTGCTGGCGCAGTGGGCGCAGCTGTTGGGCGAAACCAGTGCCGTGATGGGCACCGTGGGTAACGGTTTACTGAATA
This window contains:
- the ftsL gene encoding cell division protein FtsL — translated: MIGNERHGLVGVIAGDILRNGKLPLLLLIAVLVSAIFVVTTSHKTRLLTAQREQLVLERDALDIEWRNLILEENALGDHSRVERIATEKLQMQHVDPSQENIVVQP
- a CDS encoding peptidoglycan glycosyltransferase FtsI — encoded protein: MKAARKTKLKRPEDQASFISWRFALLCGCILLALVGLMLRVAFLQVISPDKLVKEGDLRSLRVQTIETSRGMITDRAGRPLAVSVPVNAIWADPKEINDHGGITVDTRWKALADALNIPLDQLSTRINANPKGRFVYLARQVNPSIGEYIHKLKLPGISLRQESRRYYPAGQVTAHVIGVTNIDSQGIEGVEKSFDRWLTGKPGERTIRKDRFGRVIEDISSVDSQAAHNLALSIDERLQALVYRELTNAVAFNKAESGTAVLVDVQTGEVLAMANSPSYNPNNLPDTPKEAMRNRAITDIFEPGSTVKPMVVMTALKNGVVKENSVLNTLPYYVNGHEIKDVARYPELSVTGVLQKSSNVGVSKMALAMPSAELVDTYSRFGLGKPTNLGLVGESSGLYPKKQRWSDIERATFSFGYGLMVTPLQLARVYATIGSLGVYRPLSITKVDPPVSGERVFPEPLVRKVVHMMESVALPGGGGVKAAIKGYRIAIKTGTAKKVGPDGKYVNRYIAYTAGVAPASNPRFALVVVINDPQGGKYYGGAISAPVFGAIMGGVLRTMNIEPDALTVSENDDIVNNQKEASGGRS
- the rsmH gene encoding 16S rRNA (cytosine(1402)-N(4))-methyltransferase RsmH, with the translated sequence MVENFKHTSVLLDEAVNGLNIRENGIYIDGTFGRGGHSRLILSQLGPDGRLLAIDRDPQAIKAAESIQDPRFSIIHGPFSDLATYVKDLGLEGKIDGVLLDLGVSSPQLDDAERGFSFMRDGPLDMRMDPTRGYSAAEWLMKAEEEDITWVLKTFGEERFAKRIARAIVERNREQPMTRTKELADLIANASPFREKHKHPATRSFQAIRIYINSELEEIERALDGALEILATDGRLSVISFHSLEDRIVKRFIRQHSRGAQVPAGIPMTEAQISELGGRSLKSIGKMMPSDAEVSENPRARSSVLRFAARTAS
- the mraZ gene encoding division/cell wall cluster transcriptional repressor MraZ; amino-acid sequence: MFRGATMVNLDSKGRLAVPTRYRDLLSEESQGQMVCTIDLHHPCLLLYTLPEWEVIEQKLSRLSSMNPVERRIQRLLLGHASECQMDNAGRLLIATTLRQHAGLAKEVMLVGQFNKFELWDEQTWYQQVKEDIDAEQSSQEPLSDRLQDLSL
- the ilvI gene encoding acetolactate synthase 3 large subunit, with translation MEMLSGAEMVVRSLIDQGVKHVFGYPGGAVLDIYDALHTVGGIDHVLVRHEQGAVHMADGYARATGDVGVVLVTSGPGATNAITGIATAYMDSIPLVVLSGQVHSSLIGYDAFQECDMVGISRPIVKHSFLVKHAEDIPTVLKKAFYLASTGRPGPVVVDLPKDVVNPQVKLPYSYPEQITMRSYNPTVQGHRGQIKRALQTLLAAKKPVLYVGGGAINSACSAELLQLAEKLNLPVTSSLMGLGAFPGTHRQSVGMLGMHGTYEANMTMHNADLIFGVGVRFDDRTTNNLAKYCPNATIMHIDIDPTSISKTVSADIPIVGDAKQTLEQMLELLAQSDEKQEYDALRDWWQSIEQWRAKDCLGYDKNSGTIKPQAVIETLHRLTKGDAYVTSDVGQHQMFAALYYQFDKPRRWINSGGLGTMGFGLPAALGVKLGLPEETVICVTGDGSIQMNIQELSTALQYDLPVIVVNLNNGYLGMVKQWQDMIYSGRHSQSYMQSLPDFVKLAEAYGHVGIAIRSADELESKLQQALDQKNRLVFVDISVDETEHVYPMHIRGGAMDEMWLSKTERT
- the leuO gene encoding transcriptional regulator LeuO, with the translated sequence MAVNLIDEQQDTTNAAGSLRNADLNLLTVFDAVMQLQNITRASELLGMSQPAVSNAVSRLKIMFNDDLFVRYGRGIQPTTRAKQLFGPIRQALQIVMNELPGAGFDVRTSNRQFNVALCSPLDIRLTANILNNLEDVTSSLGIKFQTIVPDNIEHQLRYQNIEFVISYRRFEGSDFCNQELFTDELVLVCAQNHPRISPHMPDERYLREQHAVVMLDRHSFYLPYYDSSEIQSLIAFQGTDLNSVMNIVARTQMVALVPSWLAHANAGILNLNIIPVPWLKNKLPCYLSWHESSSKDKGNMWLKTLLEESAAL
- the cra gene encoding catabolite repressor/activator; this translates as MKLDEIARLAGVSRTTASYVINGKAKQYRVSDKTVEKVMAVVKEHNYHPNAVAAGLRAGRTRSIGLVIPDLENTSYTKIANYLERQARQRGYQLLIACSEDQPDNEMRCVEHLLQRQVDAIIISTSLPPEHPFYQRWANDDFPIIALDRALDPEHFISVVGADQEDAFTLAQELRAFPAESVLYLGALPELSVSFLREQGFRQAWADDAREPQYLYANAYDRESAALAFAEWLKTHPMPQALFTTSFQLLQGVMDVTLKREGRLPMDLAIATFGDNELLDFLDCPVLAVAQRHRDVAERVLELVLACLDEPKKPKAGLTRIRRNLFRRGRLSRK
- the ilvN gene encoding acetolactate synthase small subunit → MRRILSVLLENESGALSRVVGLFSQRGYNIESLTVAPTDDPTLSRMTIQTVGDAKVLEQIEKQLHKLVDVLRVNELVQGAHVEREIMLVKLQASGYGREEVKRSTEIFRGQIVDVTATLYTVQLAGTSDKLDAFLATVREVAEIVEVARSGVVGVSRGDKVMR
- a CDS encoding AMP-dependent synthetase/ligase is translated as MTTTLTDFHLVSRFQYQLSSQPDNIAFREWSPEKEHSLTWREAGEKIDRLSGILLRLGVEVQERVALCGSNAMAWTLADLALLQIRAITVPLYATNTPAQSAYVVNDAGIRILFVLEQSQFDAALALQALCPQLEHILVLDESVNLRDAPIARHVSWLETPDPSSRASLEQRLEQRSLEDLFTLIYTSGTTGEPKGVMLDYLSIATQLQQHDHRLSLTRDDISLCFLPLAHVFERAWSFFVMHSGAQNVYLRQTDLVREALSAVKPTVMCAVPRFYEKVFSAINQSVSHSGLVKKKLFHWAMAQGREKFLAARKHESQSWWQKSQFALADKLVLSKLRGLLGGNVRFLPAAGASLDDNVILFFESIGLKIKYGYGLTETCATVSCWEENDFQFGSVGTALPKVEIRIGEENEIQVRGPTLLRGYFNKPGETAASFTADGWFKTGDAGKMDEQGNLFVTERLKDLMKTSGGKYIAPQRIEGTLVQDRYIEQAAVIADAKHFVSALIVPDFNALSEYAQAHHIDYFNREGLLKNEQILSLFTYRVRQIQHELASYEQVKKFALLTTPFTMEAGELTPTLKIRRKIIAERYKKEIDAFYCD